In the genome of Aspergillus luchuensis IFO 4308 DNA, chromosome 2, nearly complete sequence, one region contains:
- a CDS encoding putative MFS phosphate transporter (COG:P;~EggNog:ENOG410PHDT;~InterPro:IPR020846,IPR005828,IPR036259;~TransMembrane:11 (o143-162i169-187o193-211i246-268o288-306i339-359o379-403i415-434o446-467i479-501o507-525i);~go_component: GO:0016021 - integral component of membrane [Evidence IEA];~go_function: GO:0022857 - transmembrane transporter activity [Evidence IEA];~go_process: GO:0055085 - transmembrane transport [Evidence IEA]), which yields MTDFGLRAPHGPDMSGTHNPLEDMDIHEKGAFDALIRPDDSYTPDGTYWADLPLLKRIKFVGSYDAAEAKRELSSIWQMTKEDPLSPISYYFRNMVLPGAGLGLEGYVLFSIGNIKPLFEASFKSCWDDHTICNKQWINAVDYLEIVGIIFGQILVGIVGDWLGRRWGLIQDAAIMLLGLVMLTAAWGVTENGWVICYAWSLFVYGIGVGGEYPMTATSGMENAVGSGKVSTKEDRLHRGRKVTSAFLMQGWGQFFNQAILIILLLIFHHGSGNPPYSSVATQWTYRISFAIPAVGTLWLVYYRAYHMKAASKQLAAAKKKASVTGYDVNSLKLTFRYFGFRIIATAGGWFANDVFFYGNKLFSSEFIKVLSPGSNSIMPTWLWSLCNIGVSLAGYYCASFLVDNKLYGRKWMQMIGFLMCFILFVVPAFHYEYYTRPENIHAFQAMYFLSSFFNQFGPNSVTFLVAAEVFPTPIRATAHGLSAACGKSGALLASVLYNYIDTQTKFYVVPWFGLGGMVLTLLFLPDTTGLDLKEQERRWQYIRDGREQEYHGPAIHSKHLSLWERLTGVGKNYNAELDYKHKVEEYRAEWEAAMTAKISENEKGEDFVQDTDDSLLEGHVHAYFHRTSPMFRPMEQTATKTDNFALPPAAQDSSTESYNEKSEL from the exons ATGACGGACTTCGGCCTACGCGCTCCTCATGGGCCCGACATGTCGGGAACCCATAACCCTCTTGAGGATATGGATATTCACGAGAAGGGCGCTTTTGACGCCCTCATCCGCCCCGACGACAGCTATACTCCCGATGGCACGTATTGGGCCGACTTGCCGCTTCTGAAGCGGATCAAGTTCGTCGGTTCCTACGACGCCGCAGAAGCCAAGCGGGAGCTCAGTTCGATTTGGCAGATGACAAAGGAAGATCCTCTCTCGCCCATCTCGTACTATTTCCGAAATATGGTTCTTCCTGGTGCTGGTCTGGGTCTCGAGGG TTACGTTTTGTTCTCCATCGGAAACATCAAACCCTTGTTCGAGGCCTCTTTCAAGTCCTGCTGGGATGATCATACGATTTGCAACAAACAATGGATCAACGCGGTCGACTATCTCGAGATTGTCGGTATCATTTTCGGCCAAATCTTGGTCGGAATTGTCGGTGACTG GCTCGGTCGTCGCTGGGGTCTTATTCAGGACGCTGCAATCATGTTGCTGGGTTTGGTGATGCTTACCGCTGCTTGGGGTGTCACCGAGAACGGCTGGGTCATTTGCTACGCTTGGTCATTGTTCGTCTACGgcattggtgttggtggtgaatACCCCATGACTGCCACTAGCGGTATGGAAAACGCTGTCGGCTCCGGAAAGGTCTCGACTAAGGAGGACCGCCTCCACCGTGGTCGCAAGGTCACCAGTGCTTTCTTGATGCAGGGTTGGGGTCAATTCTTCAACCAGGCCATCCTGATCATTCTGctgctcatcttccaccacGGTAGCGGTAACCCGCCTTACTCTTCAGTAGCTACCCAGTGGACCTACCGCATTTCTTTCGCCATTCCCGCTGTCGGCACCTTGTGGCTGGTGTACTACCGTGCCTACCACATGAAGGCTGCTAGCAAGCAGCTTGCTGCGGCTaagaagaaggcttctgTTACTGGATACGATGTCAACTCCTTGAAGCTGACTTTCCGTTATTTCGGTTTCCGCATTATCGCTACTGCCGGTGGCTGGTTCGCCAACGACGTCTTCTTCTACGGCAACAAGCTTTTCAGTTCCGAGTTTATCAAGGTGCTTAGCCCTGGAAGCAACTCTATCATGCCAACATGGCTTTGGAGTTTGTGCAACATCGGTGTGTCATTGGCTGGTTACTACTGtgcttctttccttgtcGACAACAAGCTCTACGGTCGTAAGTGGATGCAGATGATCGGTTTCCTCATGtgcttcatcctcttcgtcgtcccTGCTTTCCACTATGAGTACTACACCCGGCCTGAGAACATCCACGCTTTCCAGGCGATGTACTTCTTGAgttctttcttcaaccagTTTGGGCCCAACTCTGTCACTTTCCTCGTGGCTGCTGAGGTGTTCCCGACTCCCATTCGTGCGACAGCCCACGGTCTCTCCGCCGCTTGCGGTAAGAGCGGTGCACTCCTGGCTTCCGTCTTGTATAACTACATCGACACCCAGACCAAGTTCTACGTTGTCCCTTGGTTCGGTCTTGGTGGTATGGTCTTGACTCTGTTGTTCCTGCCGGATACCACTGGTCTTGATctgaaggagcaggagcgTCGCTGGCAGTACATCCGCGACGGCCGCGAGCAGGAGTACCATGGCCCTGCTATTCACTCCAAGCACCTTTCCCTCTGGGAGCGTTTGACGGGCGTCGGAAAGAACTACAACGCTGAGCTCGACTACAAGCACAAGGTTGAGGAGTACCGTGCTGAGTGGGAGGCCGCCATGACCGCCAAGATCTCCGAGAacgagaagggcgaggaCTTCGTGCAGGACACGGATGACTCCCTCCTGGAGGGCCATGTCCATGCCTACTTCCACCGCACCAGTCCCATGTTCCGCCCGATGGAGCAGACTGCCACCAAGACGGATAATTTCGCGCTGCCTCCCGCGGCGCAAGATTCGTCTACGGAGTCATATAACGAAAAGTCCGAACTATAA
- a CDS encoding uncharacterized protein (COG:S;~EggNog:ENOG410PUHW;~InterPro:IPR029058) has product MQSFTIALPNNATVAGIHSIPDPAASPRHRPLIVALHGGTYDCHYFDATPDYSASRASIAFGIPFVSIDRPCVGGTSSFLPVPEGSNFNQETGRWLHSHILPALWSEFGNGCNCIVLLCHSLGVMGGIVAAAMHAQDEKPRYPLGGLIVSGMGDKTSPSANNSPPPVYEKVGSDHVAMPVDVKDEIMFKPGTCSPEVLAHSDRLNTATPVVELQQYPTIWLPTWRDSWAKHVAAPVMFALVENDVFFEANEEEIRSCTAAFENSVRVDGSLVKGAPHCMELSYWSQGWYARCFGFAMECSVSLVC; this is encoded by the coding sequence ATGCAGTCGTTCACAATCGCCCTACCGAACAATGCCACGGTGGCGGGCATACACTCGATCCCAGACCCAGCCGCATCTCCTCGCCATCGTCCATTAATTGTCGCCTTGCACGGCGGGACTTACGACTGCCATTATTTTGATGCCACGCCAGACTATTCCGCCTCCAGAGCAAGTATTGCTTTCGGCATCCCGTTCGTATCTATTGACCGACCCTGCGTTGGTGGAACTAGCTCCTTTCTGCCCGTCCCGGAGGGATCGAACTTCAATCAAGAAACTGGGCGCTGGTTGCATAGCCATATTCTCCCTGCATTATGGTCTGAATTCGGCAACGGGTGCAATTGCATTGTCCTTCTGTGCCATAGCCTTGGTGTAATGGGAGGCATCGTCGCCGCAGCGATGCATGCACAGGATGAGAAGCCGCGATATCCGCTCGGAGGTTTGATTGTAAGTGGAATGGGTGACAAGACGTCTCCATCGGCGAACaattctcctccaccagtgTATGAGAAGGTCGGCTCGGATCATGTTGCGATGCCTGTGGATGTCAAGGATGAAATAATGTTTAAGCCAGGGACCTGTAGCCCGGAGGTTCTGGCTCACAGTGACCGCCTGAATACAGCAACACCGGTGGTGGAGTTACAGCAGTATCCAACTATTTGGCTTCCCACATGGCGCGACAGTTGGGCGAAGCATGTCGCAGCACCCGTTATGTTCGCACTCGTGGAAAACGATGTCTTCTTCGAGGCAAATGAGGAGGAAATCAGAAGCTGCACGGCAGCATTCGAAAACAGCGTCCGGGTTGATGGCAGTCTAGTCAAAGGCGCACCTCACTGCATGGAATTGAGCTATTGGTCGCAGGGGTGGTACGCCCGTTGTTTCGGGTTTGCGATGGAATGCTCTGTTAGTTTAGTCTGCTGA